One Novosphingobium sp. 9U genomic window, ATGAGCGCGCTCGCTTTCCGGCTGATTGCCGAGACGCGCGGCATCGAGCGCGCTCCGCGCAAGCTGCGGATGGGCCCGCGCGGCTTCTTCGGTGACCGCCTGCATCGCTTTGCCGTGGAAGCGCGCGGCACCTCGCCCCTGCAGGCCGGCGAGCGGCGCGATGCCGGTGCCGAGCAGAAGCTGCGCGAGATCCTGGCGAGCCAGGATTTCGGCACGACCGAAGTCGTCGTGCTGCGCCGTCCCTTGGCCTCGGACCCTTACGCCGAAGCGGCGCTCGCCAAGAGGGCGGACCGCATCGACTTGCCAGCCGCCGCACTCGACAGGGCGATGGACGCGGACCTCTACGTCGCCGGCGTTCGCTCGCCCCAGAGCGCGGGCTGGATGGTCGCGCGGGTACGGGCACCGCCATCGGCCAATGCGCTGCTGATCCCGCTCACGCTGCAGACGCTGGCGCTTTACGTGGTGCTGGTCGGCGTGGTCGCGCTGATCTTGCGGCGGATCACGCGGCCGCTCAACGCGCTCACCCGCCAGGTCGCCCGCTTTGCAGCGACGCAGGATCCGTCCGGCCAGGTCGAGCCGATGGGCCCACAGGACGTGCGCCAGTTGATCGTCGCCTTGAACGCGATGGAGTGGCGCATCTCCTCGCTGCTGGATGAGAAGGACGTCATGCTCGGCGCCATCGGCCACGACCTCAAGACGCCGCTCGCCGCGTTGCGGGTACGCATCGAATCGGTCGAGGACGACACCGAACGTCTGCGCATGGCCGCGACGATCGAGGACATCGTGCGCACGTTGGACGACATCCTCTCGCTTGCCCGTGTCGGCCGGCCCAGCGATCCGCTGGAACGCAATGAATTGTCGGCACTGGTCGCGTCTGTCGTCGAGGAATACGAGGACATGGCCGAGCCGGTGGAACTCGGCGAGACTGAGCGCCTGGTCCTGGAAGTGCGCCCGACATGGCTGCGGCGCGCGCTTCGCAACCTCATTGGGAACGCCCTGCGCTATGGTGAGCGGGCGCGTGTCTCGCTGGAACGTCAGAACGGGTTCGCCGTGATCCGCATCGACGATGATGGCCCGGGCATCCCCGAGACGTCGCTGGAAGCGATGACGCAGCCATTCATGCGCGGCGATCCCTCGCGCAACAGCGAGACCGGCGGCGCCGGGCTGGGCCTTGCGCTCGCCCGCGCGATTGCGGAGCAGCACGGCGGTGCGCTTCACCTGGCCAACCGGCGCCGACCAGATGGCACGGTCGAAGGCTTGACCGCGGAGCTGGCGCTGCCGCTCACTTGAGCCCGGCGAACTCCTCGGAGATCGCGCTGCCCAGCTCATTGTCGAGAGTGCCGCAGTTGCGGACCTGCTCGATCGAGCGCTCCAGTTGCAATGCCGCCGCCGTGCCGGCGAACCGTGGCCGCAAGTCGCGGATCATCTGCTCGGATTGCCCTATTGAGCAGAATTGCCCCAGCGCCGTGGCGATCCGGGACGCGTAGAACGGCCCCTCGCTGCCCTTCAGCAAGCTGTCGAGGTTCGCCACGATCCAGTCGTAGCCCAAAGAGCGGGTCGCGCGGCGCGCCATCACACCGTCGAGGATGTCGAGCCGTTCGCTGGCGCGCAGCCGCGGATCGGCAAGACCCAGCATCCAGGACGCGATCGCGGTGCGGCTGCTGCGCGCCGCCGCGACCAACGCTGCCGGCCGCGCCACCGGATCCTCGGACGACAGTGCATACTCGACCAGAGCACGCGCCGCATCTTCGCCGCCATCGACGATGTACAGGTCGAAGCCGTGGTCGATCCATGCTTCGTCCAATGCCGAGCGGTCGCCGGCGAGGTAGCGCGCCGCCGCGTCCTGTAATTGCCGGCGAAGCTTCGCGCCGCGCGGCGTGCCCAGCAGAGCGCCAAGCATCGCGGTACGCCAGCGCATGCGCGCGGGCGCCTCGCGAGCATAGACGCCTGCCCGCGGATCGAACCCATAGCGCTTGAGCAATGGTCCGTAGAGCCGCTGGCGCAGGCGCACCCAGCCC contains:
- a CDS encoding ATP-binding protein produces the protein MRTLRPASLMGQMLLAVAAALLLVQGLGAALVYRAQRERFQVETMSALAFRLIAETRGIERAPRKLRMGPRGFFGDRLHRFAVEARGTSPLQAGERRDAGAEQKLREILASQDFGTTEVVVLRRPLASDPYAEAALAKRADRIDLPAAALDRAMDADLYVAGVRSPQSAGWMVARVRAPPSANALLIPLTLQTLALYVVLVGVVALILRRITRPLNALTRQVARFAATQDPSGQVEPMGPQDVRQLIVALNAMEWRISSLLDEKDVMLGAIGHDLKTPLAALRVRIESVEDDTERLRMAATIEDIVRTLDDILSLARVGRPSDPLERNELSALVASVVEEYEDMAEPVELGETERLVLEVRPTWLRRALRNLIGNALRYGERARVSLERQNGFAVIRIDDDGPGIPETSLEAMTQPFMRGDPSRNSETGGAGLGLALARAIAEQHGGALHLANRRRPDGTVEGLTAELALPLT